GTGATTCCTTATTAGTGCCAATTGGGCACTTATTACTGCCAAGCATATGGGAGAAGAAGACGCAGGGCATATATCCAGAAAGATAATGATGAAAAATGAGAGGGTGGAGTGTATGTGTGTGTTTGTTGTGCCTGAGTGGCTGAATGCTTGCATGTATTTCTATCAAAGAGTGAAAGGGTGCTTGGTTACACACTTGAAGCACATGATCGATCCGTCCTTCTTCACTTCCAGTTATCCTTTCCATCATAAGAGTACCATATGATCTCTCTTGTTGTTCTTCGGCATTTTCTGCTGCTTCTGTGATTTATAAAAAAAACATTACAGATGCAGTAATCTTCTGAAAAAAAAATTATGGATAAGAATAGCAGTACTGCGCTTTATTATTAATATTTTAAGGTTTGAAGTACCCACAAAACTCATTGTTTTTTTTTCCTCTCCATAATATGCAGAGATTTTTCGTTCTATATGACATGTCACTATCATTGACAAGCAGACAAATATATATTACCTTCTAGGATATCCGTGTTTCTTGACTGACAAACTGTCAGAACTTTAACCTGCACAACCAGAGTAATTCCCTTAGAATTGCAATAACTCTACACATAATAAAAGCCAAAGCACACACATGTAATCGAATAACTCAATTTTGTGCAACATGAAGACTGATCATTTGTTTTATTTATGCAATCTGTTGAAATTGCCAACCAACAGGGATACGTATTTCACTATTTCTAAACTGGTGTGCATGATATCATTGTATTGACATAAATAACCATTAAGTAGGCAGTTGACAATAAAAAGAAGATGATATCAACTTTGAAAAGTAACGGAACCCACTTTTACAAAATTTAGACGATCCATTACCGCTTGAGAACGAGCAGCTAAATCTTCAGTAAATTCCTGCACTTCAGAGTATGAGAGAGATAAAGAGAGAAAAAAAAGTCTTCCACAATTCTGTATATGTTAAGTTGCTCTACCTGAAATCCAATATGCAACCTCTTCCCACCTTTGTGGTAGGGTATGATAACAGGTCGCCTGTCGAGGTATTCTTTACACACAAGTGGCTCTATTCTGTGTTTAAATAGGAGAAAAGTTATCTCAACTGTTCTAGATCCGACATAGATTGTATAAGAGAAAACAAGAAATAACAATATTTATCAAGAAACACACTATTGAAAAGTATTACTTATTTTAGATATTCATGTGCAAATGTTCAATAAAGCAAAAAGATGACAGGAAAGTGATCTTTAGCTGTGTGTGACTACAGCTTTAGCAGTTACAAGTCTTATGTGTGACCTACAGGTGATCTCCAGTGCAGATGCTTCATTACAATAAATATAATTAAATCTAATATACATAGGAGGCATTTTCAACATGAATTTTGGTCTAAGGATTTTATAATAGATTGTTTCACGTCATTTAAGCTTCCATTTGACTATATCCACCAAGTACCGGCCTATATGAGCCACATCCCAAATGATGTCTGATAATGTGTTGGTGCAAATTAGATTTCATATTACATATTTCAATCAAGAGAGCTGGAATGCAACAGACCTATACGCAACAGGATCAAAGGGGTGAAATATGTTGAACATTTGCCGACAAGCTGGCATCTCCTCACTTATATTTTCCTCTTCCCAATAGTCTTTCCCCTTGCCTGGAACAAAGAGAAAATAGAGCAGATTAAGTCTCTGACGCAGGTCTCAGAAACAGAAAACATCTAAGCTACCGAATCTGGACAGCCACAACCATAGCACCATTATGAATCACACTATTCTATAGAGAGCACTATATATGGGCAAGAACCAGCAAGTAAAGCATATTAAGACATGTTCATTGATCATTACCAATTCCAATACGAATATTACGAAGGGCCAGGAAGACCCCAAGGGGTGATCCAACTGCAAAAAATGTATCAACCTGAAATATGAAGAGTCAAATGCAATGGGTGACACAGTCCATAAAAAGATTATATCTGTTTCACCATTTGCATTCACAGAGTACTATCGAAATTATTTTAACTTTCCAGATAAATGAATTCAAAACTTTAATTTTTTACATATCCTAGTCTGGGAGATACATGAGCACAATACAGGAATAAATTTCTCCTTTCTTTTGCACCTTGAATTCAAGTTTCGTGTATTTGATACAAGGGGTATAACTCTGAGTTGAGCCATCTTGCCTGGGAGGCAATTTATCCAAGATTGAACTTTGTGGTGTAGTTGCAAGAACCTCTTCATTTCCTATGAAGGTTATGCATATTATTGCACCAGAAGCAAAGTAAATGAAATAAATGATTTAATACACATATCAGAGATCACCTGGATAAAATCCTGGATTACCATCTCTACCACCACATTTGGTTTCCAGTTCGGCTATTTTGGCTTTTAGAGAATCAATCTGGATCAGAAAAAGAAAATGTTATAAAAATACAAAAATCCACTCAATATATACCTAAACAAAATGTTCATAAAAAAGCTAGGCAGACTGTATCATCTCTTTATATAACTCACCTCCTCCGTCAGTGATTTGACTACTTCGTCTTTATTGCCTGTTTCTTCACATACTTCTTTAACCACTTTCTCTATGTGATCAACTGGGACCCCACATTCCATGATAGTAGTTCCATCCGAGACATCCTGTTTAAACTCATCACTAGCTCCGAGAACTGATTCATGCACATAATCGTTACCCTGTGTTTGTTTCGGATCCCTAAAACTTGCATTGAACTCATCCAAATCTGATGTCTCGCAACTCACAGCATTAAACACATCTTCAGCATTTCCCTCCTCGTGCATTAATAAACTTGGTTGGGCATTCAAATTTCTTTCAAGATTTGAACCCATGTCACCACTTTGATTATATACAAAAGAGACTGCATCTCCCAAATTAGTAACAGAGTGATCAGTAGGTGATTGATTGTTCATATCAGGAGAAGCTTCCTTATCACAAGAAGATTCATCATTTCTAGCATGTTCTTTGAACATCCAATCCATTGGAAATGGGGAGGACAATTTCTCTTGATGACATAGGATATCATAAGAGAGGACACTTCCCAAAGAATGACCATATATGGAAACCTGCATGGACGTAAGAACAACGTGAGATTACTAAACTTGATTTCAAACTATTATGGCCATTGCTTAACTAACTGCATACCTTCCCATCATAACCTGGATTCCTCCTGTGAAATTTTAAATACAATCGATTTAATTGGTTGGACACCTGGTCAGCAAAAGAAAAAAAGATATGAGTGCGATGAAAGTGCCACCATTTATGTCCAAGAAGACATTCAGAAGAAACTAGACTCACGATAGCATCACAAGTATGTCAGGAATATATACTGATAATCTAACAACCAACTATGCCCTACCGAGTTGATGATGTCCTGACAATATATGGGGCTCATGTAGTATAACACATCATGAACAGTCGCACTCAGCATGACACGCAAACCCTTCACACCGTCTAAAGTACATTTGTCCACTGCAGTTTCACCACTAAGCTTCAAACCCTTTCTCCACTGAAATGCAAATAGCAGTAGATTAGAATATCCTACAAATTGTGTCCCACATAAATGCAACAGGAGAGTTTTGTTATCATACTTGAATTAAAATGGATTACAAAAAACTCTCCTGTTTCATGCTTTATGAGACGTGAGTTTAGTTATAGAATAGTATCAAGTTGCCAGATATGGAATAGTTATTATATGCAAGAAATAACTTGCCTGGCATGGTATGAAAAGAACCCTCTGAGTATCACGTTGGTGTGAGGTAAGGTGTGTTTCAGCAAGACTTGCTGTTATATGGTGAAAATTAAAAACGTCATCCACCAAATTGGATTTTTCCAATCTTTGACCAATACCATGAACCATGAACACAAGATGTCGAACAGGAACCTAAACCAGAAATGCAACATTGAACAATATCACTTTTACAAGCAAACTGCAGCAGTAAATGCTATCAACAACAAATAAACAAAAATATAAATACAAGATTTCACTGTTACAAGCAGCCGCTTTAGGAAAAAGATAAACTGAAACAGACAGCCAGGCACTTTTTTATCTTCTTTAAAAAACCTAGAAGTTTGGGTGAACAAGCTTTTGCGCCCTGTAAAATAGAGCAATCACCCTCATATAGTAATATCCCATGTTTGTGACCTCGAAACTGAATATTCAATTATTCTTAAGATAATTATAACGATCTGATACACAAAAGGCAGGATGGTTATAGAATTATGGATCCCGTGAATTTCTACTTCATGGATATCTCTAATTGTTTGAGATTGGCATTATCCGGATTATAAAACTAGTCAATCGCATTGGCAATAATTTGAAGCCTACACACTTTACTATGACAGAGTTTAATACCACGACTACCCGGGCCTTATGGTAAATCACAAAATGTCAACCCGTTGACTTGCAGCTCAAGGGAGCCATTCACCCTGCTATGTGTTTTTAGTTACAGATCTAGCTATCCATTCCAAGCTATTTCTTCATAACTATAGATCACTAAGATCTGTCTTCATTTGTATGGAAAAATGCATATGTTATACAAAGGTTCTATGATGAAAAGAATACTTTAGATGCAGAAAAATTCCAACAAGCAGAAATACATCTTTCTTTAAAAGTGAAACAATCATACCTGTGAACAATAATCATCCATTTTCTCCTCCTTCTGCTGACGTAATTCATTCTATTGAAAAACAAAAAAAAAAAAACAAGTAAGCAAGAGGATAAGTTGCTTTGTACAGGACTCTTAGTTAGAAACTTATGATATTATTTTGGTGGAGATCAGGACACAGCAGGACTGGTATGTCAACAAACCATGACTAACATATACTGCTATGAAACGCAGGAGCTAATGACACATACTGTCTTGACACTAATGACAAAATTGATGTGCCACACAAGATCTGAACATAGCTGCCATGAGACCCCATTCCAGTTGCTTACACCTACTTATCAAGACCATATGCAAGTAAACTTGAAAACTATCATGGTGTTAACAGTGATGTTTCTATTGTCTTTTTTCCTTTCTCTTTTAGCAATAATGAATTTTACCAGCACACCATGTCTTGAACAGAATTTTGACTTCCACTAAACTTCATTTCATCCATCTTGAATTCAAACGTTCAGTACAATTCAAATTGTAAACACCAAGAGATCGAGATGACATCAACAGAAAGCTCACAGAAAACAAGAGTAGACACGAGCATAAATAAAATATGTGGTATCACAACATTTTCCCTGCAACCACTAACCTGAGTGGGTTTCGAAGAGTGAGATGCTGAATATCCACGCCGTAACTTGAGTCCATTTCCGCTGAAAGCAATGATATTAGTAAAACCAGAAGCATCTGCATTGAGCCAAGCCTCCCACGAATGATCTTCTCCAGTGAAAAGCGCATGCATTCCCTAGAAGCGCATTGCCAACATAAGTTTATGAATACAACAATAACCCATAGAAAATGGTATGCAATACCAAATTTCTTACATAGATAGAGCCTTGCAAATCAACTCGAGCTGCAAAAAGTCCAGAGGGCTGAAAAGTTCTCCGATGCCAAATCTGCATAAGAAGACAAATTTTGTATCCTTATGAGACTGCTCGTATGAATTCTAAAATTAGAATGACCTTCATACATGCAGAAATCTGAATGTAGAAGGTGTGTCGTCTTCATATATCTAAAATCTGTGATATATTTCATAGATACATAATCCCCAGATATAGCATAAAGTTGGGCAGTTACAACACACACATTTGAAACCTTGAGAAACGGAGTACCATCCAGAAAATCAGTGCAGCATGTAGATAACACATCTCAGTACGAGGCAAACCTGGCTACGATAAACAGTCTCCAATTGTTCAGAAACATCTTCACGAAGTGGCAGCCAA
The window above is part of the Fragaria vesca subsp. vesca linkage group LG2, FraVesHawaii_1.0, whole genome shotgun sequence genome. Proteins encoded here:
- the LOC101291397 gene encoding uncharacterized protein LOC101291397, producing MAEDSGARRPAEKSFPDLLKNTPSNIRRLEDEIEQCKGHQKYLAQTSSPSDGGDVRWYFNKVPLGEDEPAASVPRTEIVGKGEYFRFGMRDSLAIEASFLQREEELLSCWWKEYAECSEGPKEWPSSSKKVDAKAKPSLERARSAVPCEEEEERVGVPVKGGLYEVDLVKRHCFPVYWDGENRRVLRGHWFAYKGVDWLPLREDVSEQLETVYRSQIWHRRTFQPSGLFAARVDLQGSIYGMHALFTGEDHSWEAWLNADASGFTNIIAFSGNGLKLRRGYSASHSSKPTQNELRQQKEEKMDDYCSQVPVRHLVFMVHGIGQRLEKSNLVDDVFNFHHITASLAETHLTSHQRDTQRVLFIPCQWRKGLKLSGETAVDKCTLDGVKGLRVMLSATVHDVLYYMSPIYCQDIINSVSNQLNRLYLKFHRRNPGYDGKVSIYGHSLGSVLSYDILCHQEKLSSPFPMDWMFKEHARNDESSCDKEASPDMNNQSPTDHSVTNLGDAVSFVYNQSGDMGSNLERNLNAQPSLLMHEEGNAEDVFNAVSCETSDLDEFNASFRDPKQTQGNDYVHESVLGASDEFKQDVSDGTTIMECGVPVDHIEKVVKEVCEETGNKDEVVKSLTEEIDSLKAKIAELETKCGGRDGNPGFYPGNEEVLATTPQSSILDKLPPRQDGSTQSYTPCIKYTKLEFKVDTFFAVGSPLGVFLALRNIRIGIGKGKDYWEEENISEEMPACRQMFNIFHPFDPVAYRIEPLVCKEYLDRRPVIIPYHKGGKRLHIGFQEFTEDLAARSQAVKVLTVCQSRNTDILEEAAENAEEQQERSYGTLMMERITGSEEGRIDHVLQDKTFEHPYISAIGAHTNYWRDYDTCLFIMKHLYRGTDKDDLLAESSRESSKHKMGYPGWLDQIETVEEELPLTFSERR